The Nocardioides campestrisoli genome includes a window with the following:
- a CDS encoding phosphatase PAP2 family protein, protein MYRRSHYLLIGVAATMGVLAVVAAIALDRTLVDPDGFLGPSWARLPLLLGAALLADMLPRFVWAGRGHPGLGWQAVRERWRTHWNRERLTLVVMGVVCFYITYVSYRNLKSFLPFIMGDTKYDRELHVLDRALFLGTEPAEVLHAVFGTGISAHVLSTIYLWFLPLVPIGVAVFLVWSRNIAFGYWFANSQVLIWTLGTASYYALPTLGPGFRYPWLYQELPETGTSALMEALFYGRKGVIHDGIEGAVQSVAGFASLHTGVTLLVALMIQYTMRNRIVKIVFWVNFGVTVIATLYFGWHYVADDLGGVAIALVSFYLGGLAAGQKFTKRGLRQDRTPEEDAVPTADPS, encoded by the coding sequence GTGTATCGCCGTTCCCACTACCTCCTGATCGGCGTCGCCGCCACCATGGGCGTCCTCGCCGTGGTGGCCGCGATCGCCCTCGACCGCACGCTCGTCGACCCCGACGGCTTCCTCGGTCCGTCCTGGGCGCGGCTCCCGCTGCTGCTCGGTGCGGCGCTGCTCGCCGACATGCTGCCCCGGTTCGTCTGGGCAGGGCGCGGTCACCCGGGCCTGGGCTGGCAGGCGGTGCGCGAGCGCTGGCGCACCCACTGGAACCGCGAGCGGCTGACGCTGGTGGTGATGGGCGTCGTCTGCTTCTACATCACCTACGTCAGCTACCGGAACCTCAAGTCGTTCCTGCCGTTCATCATGGGCGACACCAAGTACGACCGCGAGCTGCACGTGCTCGACCGGGCGCTCTTCCTCGGCACCGAGCCGGCCGAGGTGCTGCACGCCGTCTTCGGCACCGGGATCAGCGCCCACGTGCTCTCCACGATCTACCTGTGGTTCCTGCCGCTGGTGCCGATCGGCGTCGCGGTCTTCCTGGTGTGGTCGCGCAACATCGCCTTCGGCTACTGGTTCGCCAACTCCCAGGTGCTGATCTGGACGCTCGGCACGGCGTCGTACTACGCGCTGCCCACCCTCGGCCCCGGCTTCCGCTACCCCTGGCTCTACCAGGAGCTGCCGGAGACCGGCACCAGTGCGTTGATGGAGGCGTTGTTCTACGGGCGCAAGGGGGTGATCCACGACGGGATCGAGGGTGCCGTGCAGTCGGTGGCCGGCTTCGCCAGCCTGCACACCGGCGTCACCCTGCTGGTCGCGCTGATGATCCAGTACACGATGCGCAACCGGATCGTGAAGATCGTCTTCTGGGTCAACTTCGGAGTCACCGTGATCGCCACGCTCTACTTCGGCTGGCACTACGTGGCCGACGACCTGGGCGGCGTGGCGATCGCGCTCGTCTCGTTCTACCTGGGCGGCCTGGCGGCGGGGCAGAAGTTCACCAA
- a CDS encoding ABC transporter ATP-binding protein has protein sequence MPDEEDLRPALSLRGACAAYDGKPALVDVSLDLPAGEVLAVLGPSGCGKSTLLRVVAGLEPLSAGTVLFDGDDLAGRPTHRRGFSLMFQDGQLFAHLSVARNVGYALRLARRPRAEVRSRVAELLALVGLAGYEDRMPATLSGGERQRVALARALAVRPRLLLLDEPLSALDAALRESLAADLRAILVAAGTTAVMVTHDHEEAFAVADRLAVMFRGRVVQQGPIGEVWAWPADEETATFLGYPTVLAGEPADRLARAAGLAGGRVLALRRSALRVDPEGPVAATVTAAVATPELLRLQVDVPDVGALHAVASRGAQVTVGQEVRLAVDPDRLAPVGARTEVSRSL, from the coding sequence ATGCCCGACGAGGAGGATCTGCGGCCCGCGCTCTCCCTGCGTGGTGCCTGCGCGGCGTACGACGGCAAGCCGGCCCTGGTCGACGTCTCGCTGGACCTGCCGGCCGGCGAGGTGCTCGCGGTGCTGGGCCCCTCGGGGTGCGGGAAGTCCACGCTGCTACGGGTGGTCGCCGGCCTGGAGCCGCTGAGTGCCGGGACCGTGCTCTTCGACGGCGACGACCTGGCCGGGCGCCCCACCCACCGGCGCGGCTTCTCGCTGATGTTCCAGGACGGGCAGCTCTTCGCCCACCTGAGCGTGGCCCGCAACGTCGGTTACGCCCTGCGGCTGGCCCGGCGGCCGCGCGCCGAGGTGCGGTCCCGGGTCGCCGAGCTGCTGGCACTGGTCGGGCTGGCGGGCTACGAGGACCGGATGCCGGCGACGCTGTCGGGCGGGGAGCGGCAGCGGGTGGCGCTGGCCCGGGCCCTGGCGGTGCGGCCCCGGCTGCTGCTCCTCGACGAGCCGCTCTCGGCCCTGGACGCCGCGCTGCGCGAGTCCCTGGCCGCCGACCTGCGCGCGATCCTGGTCGCGGCCGGGACCACCGCGGTGATGGTGACCCACGACCACGAGGAGGCCTTCGCGGTCGCCGACCGGCTCGCGGTGATGTTCCGGGGCCGGGTCGTCCAGCAGGGGCCGATCGGCGAGGTGTGGGCGTGGCCCGCGGACGAGGAGACCGCGACGTTCCTGGGCTACCCCACGGTGCTCGCCGGGGAGCCCGCCGACCGGCTGGCCCGGGCCGCCGGCCTGGCGGGTGGCCGGGTGCTGGCACTGCGCCGCTCAGCGCTCCGGGTCGATCCCGAGGGGCCGGTGGCCGCCACGGTGACCGCCGCGGTGGCGACGCCCGAGCTGCTGCGCCTGCAGGTCGACGTCCCCGACGTCGGGGCCCTGCACGCGGTGGCCTCCCGTGGGGCCCAGGTCACGGTGGGCCAGGAGGTCCGGCTGGCGGTCGACCCCGACCGCCTCGCCCCCGTGGGCGCGAGGACCGAGGTCTCCCGGAGTCTCTAG